A stretch of Ursus arctos isolate Adak ecotype North America unplaced genomic scaffold, UrsArc2.0 scaffold_4, whole genome shotgun sequence DNA encodes these proteins:
- the LOC125281483 gene encoding olfactory receptor 5H2-like produces the protein METKNTTELEDFVLMGLTYQPEWQIPLFLVFLVMYLITVVGNLGLIALVCNDPHLHIPMYLFLGSLAFVDAWLSSTVSPKMLVNFFAKSKMISVSECMIQFFSFVVSATTECFLLASMAYDRYVAICKPLLYPVIMSNILCIRLIVLSLFGGLLHAIIHTSFLFRLTFCNTNIIHHFYCDIMPLFKISCTDPSINILMVFIFSGSIQMLTILTVVISYTLVLFTVLKKKSLQGIRKAFSTCGAHLLSVSLYYGPLLFMYVRPGSAQADDQDMMDSLFYTVIIPFLNPMIYSLRNKKVIDSLRKIVKRNASIS, from the coding sequence atggaaactaaaaatacaacAGAGCTGGAAGACTTTGTTCTCATGGGACTCACATATCAACCGGAGTGGCAAATTCCCTTGTTCCTGGTGTTCTTGGTTATGTATCTCATCACCGTGGTGGGGAACCTTGGTCTGATTGCTCTCGTCTGCAATGACCCTCACCTCCACATCCCCATGTACTTATTCCTTGGGAGTCTGGCATTTGTGGATGCTTGGTTATCATCCACAGTATCCCCCAAGATGTTGGTCAACTTCTTTGCCAAGAGCAAGATGATCTCTGTCTCTGAATGcatgatacaatttttttcttttgtagtcaGTGCGACCACAGAATGTTTTCTGTTGGCATCAATGGCATATGATCGGTATGTGGCCATATGCAAACCATTACTTTACCCAGTCATTATGTCCAATATACTGTGCATTCGGCTAATAGTTTTGTCACTTTTTGGTGGCCTTCTTCATGCCATAATTCatacttcttttttattcagATTAACCTTCTGTAATACTAACATAATACATCACTTTTACTGTGACATCAtgccattatttaaaatttcttgcaCTGATCCTTCTATTAATATCctcatggtatttattttttctgggtCAATTCAGATGCTCACCATTCTGACTGTTGTCATTTCTTACACATTAGTTCTTTTtacagtcttaaaaaagaagtctCTACAAGGCATAAGgaaagccttctccacctgtggAGCCCATCTCTTATCGGTGTCTTTATACTATGGTCCCCTTCTCTTCATGTATGTGCGCCCTGGCTCTGCACAGGCAGATGATCAAGATATGATGGACTCTCTATTTTACACTGTCATAATTCCTTTCTTAAATCCAATGATCTACAGCCTGAGAAATAAGAAAGTCATAGATTCACTGAGAAAAATAGTAAAGAGAAATGCTTCAATCTCGTAG
- the LOC125281484 gene encoding olfactory receptor 5H2-like, whose product MKTKNRTELEAFVLSGLTYQPEWQIPLFQVFLVMYLITVVGNLGLIALICNDPHLHIPMYLFLGSLAFVDAWLSSTVSPKMLVNFFAKSKMISVSECMIQFFSFAVSATTECFLLATMAYDRYVAICKPLLYPVIMSNTLCIRLILLSFLGGFLHAVIHSSFLFRLAFCNSIIVHHFYCDIIPLFKISCTDPSINILMLFIFSGSIQVFTILTVLVSYTLVLFTILKKKSLQGIRKAFSTCGAHLLSVSLYYGPLLFMYVRPGSAQADDQDMMDSLFYTVIIPFLNPMIYSLRNKKVIDSLRKIVKRNASIS is encoded by the coding sequence atgaaaactaaaaatagaacagagCTGGAAGCCTTTGTTCTCTCGGGACTCACATATCAACCGGAGTGGCAAATTCCCTTGTTCCAGGTGTTCTTGGTTATGTATCTCATCACCGTGGTGGGGAACCTTGGTCTGATTGCTCTCATCTGCAATGACCCTCACCTCCACATCCCCATGTACTTATTCCTTGGGAGTCTGGCATTTGTGGATGCTTGGTTATCATCCACAGTATCCCCCAAGATGTTGGTCAACTTCTTTGCCAAGAGCAAGATGATCTCTGTCTCTGAATGCAtgatacagtttttttcttttgcagtcaGTGCGACCACAGAATGTTTTCTGTTGGCAACAATGGCAtatgatcgctatgtggccataTGCAAACCATTACTTTACCCAGTCATTATGTCCAATACCCTGTGCATCCGGCTGATACTTTTGTCATTTTTAGGTGGCTTTCTTCATGCCGTAATTCATAGTTCTTTTTTATTCAGATTAGCCTTCTGCAATTCCATCATAGTACATCACTTTTACTGTGACATTATACCACTGTTTAAGATTTCTTGTACTGACCCTTCTATTAACATTCTGatgctatttattttctcaggGTCAATACAAGTATTTACCATTTTGACTGTTCTTGTCTCTTATACGCTAGTTCTctttacaatcttaaaaaagaagtctCTACAAGGCATAAGgaaagccttctccacctgtggAGCCCATCTCTTATCGGTGTCTTTATACTATGGTCCCCTTCTCTTCATGTATGTGCGCCCTGGCTCTGCACAGGCAGATGATCAAGATATGATGGACTCTCTATTTTACACTGTCATAATTCCTTTCTTAAATCCAATGATCTACAGCCTGAGAAATAAGAAAGTCATAGATTCACTGAGAAAAATAGTAAAGAGAAATGCTTCAATCTCGTAG